The following coding sequences lie in one Streptomyces venezuelae genomic window:
- a CDS encoding L,D-transpeptidase produces MSDDLTSALHDLAADHATPPPVPGAEIRRRAVVRGRRRRAAAAGVTLATAAVAVTVVAGLLTGSDDDPRPHRKPAPVATDSAREPAATVDLARHRMTLGGQELPVSAGTAAHPTPTGRMTVVATYPEKRMTAGNVGLDKYDMTLPWVVELRTPDGGTNYVVALTYNEKAPGAMDVTKGWIGLRTEDARTFHDRVEPGDVITVRAGRPAR; encoded by the coding sequence GTGTCCGATGACCTGACCTCCGCGCTCCACGACCTGGCGGCGGACCACGCGACACCGCCGCCCGTGCCCGGCGCCGAGATCCGCCGCCGTGCCGTGGTGCGCGGACGCCGCCGCCGCGCCGCGGCCGCGGGAGTGACGCTCGCCACGGCGGCCGTCGCCGTGACCGTCGTCGCCGGACTCCTCACCGGCTCCGACGACGACCCGCGTCCCCACAGGAAACCGGCGCCCGTCGCCACGGACAGCGCCCGCGAACCCGCCGCCACCGTCGACCTGGCCCGCCATCGCATGACGCTCGGCGGCCAAGAGCTGCCCGTCTCCGCGGGCACCGCGGCGCACCCGACCCCCACCGGCCGGATGACGGTCGTCGCCACGTACCCCGAGAAGCGCATGACAGCGGGGAACGTGGGCCTCGACAAGTACGACATGACGCTGCCGTGGGTCGTCGAGCTGCGCACCCCCGACGGCGGCACCAACTACGTCGTCGCCCTGACCTACAACGAGAAGGCGCCGGGCGCCATGGACGTCACCAAGGGCTGGATCGGCCTGCGCACGGAGGACGCCCGCACGTTCCACGACCGCGTCGAACCAGGCGACGTGATCACCGTCCGCGCCGGCCGCCCCGCTCGCTGA
- a CDS encoding SigE family RNA polymerase sigma factor, whose product MTEDEFDAFYAAAFPRLVGQLYALTGDHGEAQDVVQEAFVRAWDRRRSFLADEAPEAWIRTVAMRLAVSRWRRARRWVDLVRRNPPADRVPGPGPERTALVQALRTLPEAQRTAVVLHHLCDLSVEQVASETGSPVGTVKARLSRGRAALAAQLSGSDAGPDGRDATGARDDDGDGRSAKESGRVR is encoded by the coding sequence ATGACGGAGGACGAGTTCGACGCGTTCTACGCCGCTGCCTTCCCGCGTCTGGTCGGCCAGCTGTACGCGCTGACCGGGGATCACGGCGAGGCGCAGGACGTCGTCCAGGAGGCGTTCGTACGGGCCTGGGACCGCCGCCGGAGCTTCCTCGCCGACGAGGCCCCCGAGGCCTGGATCCGCACCGTCGCCATGCGCCTCGCCGTCAGCCGCTGGCGCCGGGCCCGGCGCTGGGTCGACCTGGTGCGCAGGAACCCGCCCGCCGACCGCGTCCCGGGGCCGGGGCCCGAACGCACCGCCCTGGTGCAGGCGCTGCGGACCCTCCCCGAGGCGCAGCGCACGGCCGTCGTCCTGCACCATCTGTGCGACCTGAGTGTTGAGCAGGTAGCCTCCGAGACCGGCTCGCCCGTCGGGACGGTCAAGGCCCGCCTCTCGCGCGGCAGAGCGGCGCTCGCCGCGCAGTTGTCGGGGTCGGACGCCGGGCCGGACGGACGGGACGCGACCGGCGCACGTGACGACGACGGCGACGGGCGGAGCGCGAAGGAGAGTGGCCGTGTCCGATGA
- a CDS encoding Ig-like domain-containing protein, translated as MTTGMTTRRGTRAWGAAVLCSLALAGCSAQGGADEGRASDPKPAPTSADRAAARQEPTKKPAPDPAALKNVRVNVLDGQTVGVGMPISLTFDRPVPEAERAAVERRLKVTTDPGVTGSWSWVKDRNLHEGQRVDYRPREPWKPGTKVTVRAGSRTTRTFEVGRSLVATVDVRTHTMKVVKDGRTREVKVTAGAPGMDTWNGTMVVLDKQSRVLMDSRTVGYGKAYKDYYNYAVHLTTSGTYLHENPNANATAGERNVTHGCIGLPTDGTARRFYEEVIPGDIVRVVGSKETVAPGNGYGDWNVDWKQWRAGSALH; from the coding sequence ATGACCACAGGAATGACGACGAGGCGTGGCACGCGCGCGTGGGGGGCCGCGGTGCTCTGTTCGCTCGCGCTGGCGGGGTGCTCCGCGCAGGGCGGGGCGGACGAGGGGCGGGCGTCGGACCCGAAGCCGGCGCCGACCTCGGCGGACCGCGCGGCCGCGCGGCAGGAGCCCACGAAGAAGCCCGCTCCGGATCCCGCCGCCCTGAAGAACGTGCGGGTCAACGTCTTGGACGGCCAGACCGTCGGCGTAGGCATGCCGATATCGCTCACCTTCGACCGTCCGGTGCCCGAGGCGGAACGGGCCGCGGTCGAGCGGCGCCTGAAGGTGACGACCGACCCCGGTGTGACGGGGTCGTGGAGCTGGGTGAAGGACCGCAACCTGCACGAGGGCCAGCGCGTCGACTACCGGCCGCGCGAGCCGTGGAAGCCCGGCACGAAGGTCACCGTCCGCGCGGGTTCGCGGACCACCCGGACGTTCGAGGTGGGCCGTTCGCTCGTCGCCACGGTGGACGTGCGGACCCACACCATGAAGGTGGTGAAGGACGGCAGGACGCGCGAGGTGAAGGTGACCGCGGGCGCCCCGGGCATGGACACCTGGAACGGCACGATGGTCGTCCTCGACAAGCAGTCCCGGGTGCTCATGGACTCCCGGACCGTGGGCTACGGAAAGGCGTACAAGGACTACTACAACTACGCGGTGCACCTGACGACTTCGGGTACGTACCTGCACGAGAACCCGAACGCGAACGCGACGGCCGGGGAAAGGAACGTCACGCACGGCTGCATAGGCCTGCCCACCGACGGGACCGCGCGGCGCTTCTACGAAGAGGTGATCCCGGGCGACATCGTGCGGGTCGTCGGCTCCAAGGAGACCGTGGCGCCGGGCAACGGGTACGGCGACTGGAACGTGGACTGGAAGCAGTGGCGGGCGGGCAGCGCGCTGCACTGA